One window of the Camelus dromedarius isolate mCamDro1 chromosome 15, mCamDro1.pat, whole genome shotgun sequence genome contains the following:
- the TMEM17 gene encoding transmembrane protein 17: protein MELPDPVRQRLGNFSRTMFSDSNRTGPEYSEGPDNEMVSSLALQMSLYFNAYFFPLWWVSSITMLQVKYSVLPDYYKFIVVTVIILVTLIEVIRLYLGYMGNLQEKVPELAGFWLLSLLLQLPLILFLLFNEGLTNLPLEKAVHIIFTTFLTFQVISAFLTMRKMVNQLATRFHLQDFDRLSESRGGMRRMRSCLEEI, encoded by the exons ATGGAGCTGCCGGATCCGGTCCGCCAGCGGCTGGGAAACTTCAGCCGGACCATGTTCAGCGACTCTAACCGGACCGGGCCGGAGTATAGCGAGGGTCCGG ATAATGAAATGGTTTCCAGTTTGGCATTGCAGATGTCACTTTATTTTAACGCTTACTTTTTCCCACTTTGGTGGGTGAGCAGCATCACGATGCTTCAGGTGAAG tATTCAGTCTTGCCTGATTACTACAAATTCATTGTGGTCACTGTCATCATCCTAGTCACCTTAATTGAAGTCATAAGGTTGTACCTGGGCTACATGGGGAATCTGCAGGAGAAG GTTCCTGAGTTGGCTGGCTTTTGGCTTTTGAGCCTTTTACTGCAGTTGCCTTTAATTCTTTTCCTGCTCTTTAATGAAGGCCTAACGAATCTGCCCTTGGAAAAAGCAGTTCACATCATCTTCACTACATTCCTTACTTTCCAAGTCATTTCAGCATTTCTCACCATGAGGAAAATGGTAAACCAGTTGGCAACTCGTTTCCACCTCCAGGACTTTGACCGGCTCTCTGAGAGCAGAGGAGGCATGAGAAGAATGAGATCCTGTCTAGAAGAGATTTGA